CCTACCAGAGTTGTCTCCAAGGTCAGGTTGTGGCTATATCCTCTAGGGTGCACCGAGacagaagctctaccaaaggtAGAAGGGTCCTGATCTCTCTGGTAGATGATAGttgactggttggatgaggtaCACAATGCGGAAAATGTAGGCCACTTGAGGTGTCTTCATGGCCAGGTCTGTCTTCAAGAATACAGTGAGATTTAGATTCAATCAGAGTGGAGGGGCCTCACAATATTGTCTCAGTACAAAAGTTACCGTGCTCGGGTACCTATGCTACTTCAAGGAGGCAAGGGTGGtttggcctgtcttcaagagcacagcgGGATGGAATCTCTACCGGTCTCCTTGTCTGTCGTTAAGACAGTCTGCTCCAGAAGACAGTCCTTTCTACCCATCAGTCACAATGTGTTTTGAATACAGTCTTGTCCATCACTGTTTTGCCAGTGGCGACAGTCTGGACCAAGACGTCAGACGGTCTCCTACAGAAGACAACTTGTCTATCGAGACATAAGTCTCAGTGTGATGCATTGCCTGTCCCAAGACATCATGCCCTGTCTGTCATGAAGACCGTCACCTTCAAAAGACAAACATGCTTGAAGTACAACAACTACGTACTTCAAGGAGGGTATTTGAGTCTGTCTAAGTCCACAGcagtgagatagaagctctTCCAACCAGAGGTCCTCGGGTACATATCAGGGTATTACAAGGAGTCTATGTCCTCAATCAAGAGATCAGTCTCAATCTGTTGTTGTTCTGGGTATCAAACCTTGTTTGTCCTGAAGACCGTCTCCTCCAGAAGACACATTGTTCTTCCGAGATGGAAGTTCCGGGCTGTCTTGAAGACAGTTTCTGGAGATTGTTCAACTTAGAGGCCAGTCCCCGTCCTGCAGACGATCTCCTTCAGGAAATGAATTGTCCTTTCGAGACATCAGTCATGGTCCCAGCCCGTCTTGAATTggaaggggcgaaatgggaataggggcgaaatgggaatagGGGCGTAATGGGAAAGGGACatgaagacagtctcctcctGGGGTTGTGCTCTTTTAAGAGACAGTTGACCATGGGATTGCACACTGGTCCTCTGTACACATTGTAATAACAAACTCATTGAAGCCTTTTAATCCAGCTTATGTGCACTTCTGCAAAGGACATTTGTGTGAAGTGTTTGGAGGACCTGTGTGCAGAATGTCCTGTTCCACTGTAGACAAAGGAGTTTGTCCTTCGCTGAAGCAAACACTTTTCAAGACCAGTTTCATTCTATTTTACAGTTTCTTTATTTACACATCAAAACAATTGACTCTTTATTCAACTAGCCAGTACTTGAATACTATCAAGTTGGTGAAACTAACAAGTCTCCAGGACAAACCTGCCAACAATCACCTCGGTCACAGCTGTCACACATCAACGATACCACGTGAAAATCTTGTCCTGAACTGTCGCGACTAAGATGAGATTCAATTCCATCACTGGTATCAAGTAAGGCAAAAGAGAGGTTAGCAGGCGCTTCCGCCTTCGTACATCACATTCTGTTAACAGTGAAGTTATCTCACTAAGCAGAACTTGATGATTTGACCACTTAGAGATGTACAGTGTCCAACTTCACTTGCCTAGTTGTGAGCGAGACAACTCGACCACTCTAAAATACAGTGCGACTAGGAATATCCCCCAGTTTGCATTGGCAATGAGAAAAGTACTTTTCAGTTCATATATTATGCAAACAATCAGAAACTGCTAGGGCAATTTACTACTTTTCTTCCTACGCTGGGAATGTGGAGAATATTCCAGCCAGGCTCTAAAGATATTTTGGACTGTGGACAGTTGACCGAGATATTTGAAGCACATTTGAACCTGAAGAAAGATATCTTTTTAACATGAACACAAGACATGAGATAGAGCCGCAATTATCTTACAGTACTTTCCAGAACAACGTATTGATAGTCACTGTATTCCATGGAGTCAGTTAACAATTCATACCATAACATCACTTAAATAGTTTTGAGCTCTTGCAACCAGGCCATCTAATAGTGTACAGTCACACTCAAATGCCCCTTGGTGTACTGTTCCACTCAAATGCCCCTTGAGCTAAATCTTGAATAGACGGTGTAATGTACAAACATCACAAGTTGTATACTTCACTTGGTTTTCATGTAAAAGAGCAACGAAACTAAGTATATCAACTAATCAATGATTTTCGCTGGATTTTAAAACTGTAAGATTTTTCAAAGTTCCTCAAAACCCTGTGTTCTAAACATGAACAGTTCACCTTGACCCTTATCAATGGCCGACCTTGGCCTTCATTTCATTCGCCATGATTTCTAAGGCCATCAGTCAGACATGAATCTATGTACAGCATACATTTTACAGATCAATGAAATAATTATTTGAACACACACATTAATGTACAATTGAATGGTTGTGTAGAGGTCACTGGTTCTAATCTTGCACGGAATACATAGTATTCTTTAACTAAGCCTACATACAATGCAAAAAGACTCTTTTGGGCCCAAATGAACTCGGACAGAAACGCCCTCTCGAGATAATGGAGGCAAAGATGATACGTTTCTCGATTTGTGAAAGTTTCCGACTTCACAAATCGACCAGAAGGCTATTGCCAGATACCTATACCAATTAGTTATCTGAAAGGTAAGTAGAAATAAGGTTGCTAACTGGTCAATTTCCCCTAGTCTATAGGGTGTTTTCAATTGAGTCGAAATATTTGTGCGAAAAAATCTGATGATAATTGAGAAATCTTAATTTTCCAGTTGATTGTTCATTTCATTGTCTGGCGAGAACAATGTCGGTGGGTAAACAGCTCACAAATTGGTCTGGCCTTgataagaaatgaaagaaaatgtAACCTTTTCACCCTCATTTCCTTAAATAGACTCTTCCAGGTAGTGCATTAGAAGAGTGCACTCGGGAAAGCAGGGGTGTTATTGTTAAGATATAGTAAAGGCAACAGAGGGAGGTGGCTCTCGCTCAGATCCTCCTTTTGAGTAGTTTGAGAAATCTGAATTCATCTGGGATTGCACGAGTCattttacattatacatttacaaactagCCTGGCTGTGGACTAGGTATTCGTCACAAACATACATACTGATGTGATGGACTTATGTTTCACTTAACAActagaaaaatacaaaatacatatggaataatcaaaataaacaagGATTCATTTCATGTGTTTTCATAACAGGTTTTTGCTGTGCGCTGATACAGGTAACAGTTTGTGACCTTATAAGAAGTGTATGAAAGGTCATTATCATACATGGCACTTTGACAAATTCATAAATGCTGGTTGTAAGAAGGTTCCTTGGCAAGAGATCTTCTGAGAGAGCATCACAGAAGGAGAAGAACATGGAATTATAGTCACGGTGATTAATTCACAATTTGAGTAATGAATTGTAGTAATTTCAGTGTTATAATCAACACCACCTCGTAAATGGTTCTCATGAGAGTGGCAGTACTTCATCTAATCCCTGATTACTTCTGATGTAATATAACATTTACAACTCCACAGACAGTTGAGCACAGCTTGATGGAGACAAACTTTACTAATGACAATGTTATGGAGCAAATGAAGACAAATGACCACTAATTGTTTGTAAAAACATCCCTTCCTGATACACATCCCCCTATTTCTGTAAATGGGGCTTGGGCCCTTCTCCTTTAGTTTGCTATTGTACCCGTCTCCCTTCTCAATGAAATAGAAGGCTCACAAAAATAAAAGGGTAAAAGTATGGTTGACTAGAAACCAACATTGTCATggtctgaaaatggcatgaagGCTATCCATGGGTTAGTCATCCCAAGAATCAGATGAACATTTGAATGCAAAAAATGATCATATACAAGTGAAGAATAAATTAGGCACAAATGGAACATCTTTTTCACGGCAGTGACGACGATCAATGTATCCTGATTTCAATGCCAGAGTTTGAAATTTAACCATCACATGCCTTCGAATGCTAATCAGAAATAGACTAGTCAATTTGCTTAAGCCTTTAAACATGACGTATCAGAACCAAGCGACCTCTAGGGACCGTTGTCAAACTATTTGATGCCAAAAATCCTGCTGTTCCAAAAGatgtccaaatttcatgaaagatTTCGTTGCAGGTCTCATGGATGGCAGGCACGAACTCCAATTCATTCCAGAGGAATTCAGGCATCAAATATACGACCCCAGTCCCTGAAACACACCACCGCCTCAGTATCTAAACTGTACAAACACATGATGAGGACCTACAATAACTACcattgattatgatgatgatgaagatttcTGCTCAAGACTGACTTGACGTCATGAACGAACCTGAGAGCATCTAACATGGGGAGGAGGTTGAGTAACGCTGTGTCTGTGGGGTCAGAGAACCAGGATTTGATCGGGATTGCGTTATCTGCAACGGAAGAAGAACATGTTAAGAAGAGGGAGGGAAAATAGTGTGTCCAACTCTGGTAATGGTTTAAAAGCTGAATGGCAAATCTTCGGAGGTAGCTGGTTCAAATCCTTGGTGAGTCATTAGAACTTGGCCAAAAAAAGGAACAATTTTTATGGCTAAGTTTGCATGCAATTCAATCCATCTTTGCCATCACTAACAAGAACAAAGTTATTGACAAATCTAGTGAAAGATTACTAATTCATAATCTGACATACACTTGGAGGGGAGAAGATGCACACTGTTTGCATTGATGTGTTATTCTGGCATTCATTCAAAGCCCTTGCAATCATTACAGACCTAATTTCCCATTGCCTTGAAAACAAACAAGGCATTCGATATTGACTTACTTGAATATGCTTTGTACGCTCCCGGTGAGTTATCTAATATCATTACACTTGACAAATCGCTTGTTATCGCTGATAAATCTTTTGTGTAGCTACCCATATCAAGTTTACAATGCTGAAAAGGAAAAGAGGTAATTCATTTCTACAAGAAGCCTGTTTATAAGCTTACCTCTTGAGCAGAGCTTAGATGGTCTACTGTCTACGCCTACAGACCTTGCCTTGTTCAGGACCCAGTGCAATGATAGAAACAGTCTTCAGCATTAACAACCAAGGGTACAATGAGTTGGCCAACCACAAATTTCAAGTCAGGGGTTgcttatacccccccccccctccagttTCTGGAATAACTGGTGCAGTATCTAGAAGAGGCATAACAGGGAATGGAGATGAGAGGGTTTGTATGTATCACTCACCTGCCTATAATAGCGTCGGTTTAATATAGATCTCTTGTTGTCTAAAATATCGGCAACTGCAGTGCCGTACATCTCCATACTGGCAGTAAACACGACCAAGTCGTACCATTGGCTCACCTGAAAACACGCGAAAACAACGTC
The sequence above is a segment of the Lineus longissimus chromosome 12, tnLinLong1.2, whole genome shotgun sequence genome. Coding sequences within it:
- the LOC135496481 gene encoding CTD nuclear envelope phosphatase 1-like, which codes for MLTHIAMGLRGFFLFAAKVWSFICYCLRRQIRAVLRHQTVRYEILPLSPISKHRLSMVRRKTLVLDLDETLIHSHHDGVLRQTVKPGTPPDFVLKVIIDRHPVRFFVYKRPHVDFFLDVVSQWYDLVVFTASMEMYGTAVADILDNKRSILNRRYYRQHCKLDMGSYTKDLSAITSDLSSVMILDNSPGAYKAYSNNAIPIKSWFSDPTDTALLNLLPMLDALRFVHDVKSVLSRNLHHHHNQW